The nucleotide sequence CTCTTGACGAGCCCCCGCCTCGTGGCGGGACGTCCAGGCGCCGCTAGCTCAATGGTGAGAGCAACGCACTCTTAATGCGTGGGTTCGGGGTTCGAGTCCCCGGCGGCGTACTCGCGGGGTGGCGCAGTGGTAGCGCGGCGGCCTCATAAGCCGCAGGTCCCGGGTTCGACTCCCGGTCCCGCTCCCGTTCCGGTAGCTCAGTCGGAAGAGCATCGCGTCGACATCGCGAAGGCCGCTGGTTCGAGTCCAGCTCGGAACACGTACGAGTCCAGCTCGGAACACGTACAGGTACCGCCGGTCGCCCGAGCGGGTGCGCCGACGTCGGAGAGTCGGGCCTGTCTGTAAAACAGGTGCCTCGCGCGCAGGAGGTTCGAATCCTCCCACCCGCACGCCCGGCCTCGTCTCGTCCCCGGTGGGGCGCCCCGCCTGCAAAGCGGGTGATGCGGGTTCGACTCCCGGCGAGGTCTCGATGCCATCCACTGTGGATGCCATGGGCGCGGGCGTTGGCTGCTCGGCCGCCACTCATTCTGGCGGTGTGCCCGGTTCGACACCGGGGGCCCATGACTCGCCGGCCGGCGATGGTTGTGGTGACGGGGGAACGCCGGCCGGCCCCGACCGCCCGGCCACGGCTCGGCTCCGGGAACCGGTCAGGGTCGCGGAGTGCGACCCGCCCGCCAGGCCCGTACGCCGAGGACGCCGACGGTGGTGCCGATCGCCAGGGACGCCGCGATCAACAGCGCGTGCACCCAGAGGAAACCCGTCGGGCTGCCCTGCCCGATCTCCCCGGTCGACCACGCCCGGGCATCGTTCCAGATCGCGACGGCGAACCGGGGCCAGATCACCCAGGTCCAATCGCCGACCAGGACCAGGAAGCCGGCCCAAGGCCGCGACAACAGCATGGCAGCCCAGTATGCCAGCCGCGACCCGTGCCCCCGGGTGGCGCCGGCCGGCGGCCCCACCCGGCCGGCACCACCCGATCCCCCCGGTCCCCCCGCAAGCCGCCCGGCCGGCTCCGGCGCCCCCCGGTCTGCTCCCCACCCAGCCAGCTCGCCGCCCCCTGCCCCGCGGTCTGCTCCCGGCCCAGCCGGCTCGCCGCCCCCAGCCAGCTCGCCGCCCCCAGCCAGCTCGCCGCCCCCAGCCAGCCCGGCCCGGTCAGCCCTGCACCGTCGAGCCGAGTCGGCGGCGTACCCCCAGCAGGACGACCCCGCCGAGAACTATCCCGACGCCCACCGTGCCGAGCAGCGCGAACGACTCCCCCGGCAACAGTCCGCCGAGCGAGCGGGCCAGGATGGCCAGCACCATGTAGAGGCCGGCCCAGAGCACCGCACCGATCGCCGCGAAACCCAGGAACCGCCGGTACGACATCCGCAGCCCACCCGCGGCCAGCGGCAGTACCGCGTTCAGTACCGGCAGGAACGGCGCCACCATCACCATCCGGCCCCCGCCGCTGCCGAGAATACGCTCGGCGGCCACCCAGCGTGCCTCCCCGATCCACCCCCCGGTACGGCTGCGCCGCAACCGGGCACCGAACCGCCGGCCGGCGAAGAAGGTGAGCGACCAGCCGCCGAGACAGCCGGCGATCACCGCCAGGAACGCCCCCAGACTGGCCGGCCTGCCCACCCCCACCGCGGCCAGTACCGCCACGTCACCGGGTACGAGTACGCCGAGCAGCGGTATCGCGTCCAGCAACATGACCCCGCCGAGCACCGTCAGGAAGATCCACGACGGCAGTTCCCCCACCTGAACCAGCCAGTCCGCCACGTCAGGAACGTTACGGAGGTGGCGGCATCCGGACATCCGGGGCGAGCCCTGGTTGGCGGCACGGGCGACCCTGAGCCGATCTAGGGGTGACTCCGCGCCGTCCGGCGTAGGCCGACGGACGTCCCCGCTCGCCGGAGGTCGACCCGACCCACCGGAGGCCGACCCGACCGGCCGGAGGTTGGTACGACTCCCGACTTCCGCCCGCACCGGCTATCCCGGGAGGCTACTGTCGGTG is from Micromonospora sp. WMMD1102 and encodes:
- a CDS encoding VTT domain-containing protein, giving the protein MADWLVQVGELPSWIFLTVLGGVMLLDAIPLLGVLVPGDVAVLAAVGVGRPASLGAFLAVIAGCLGGWSLTFFAGRRFGARLRRSRTGGWIGEARWVAAERILGSGGGRMVMVAPFLPVLNAVLPLAAGGLRMSYRRFLGFAAIGAVLWAGLYMVLAILARSLGGLLPGESFALLGTVGVGIVLGGVVLLGVRRRLGSTVQG